A single genomic interval of Amycolatopsis albispora harbors:
- a CDS encoding NADH-quinone oxidoreductase subunit C, whose product MPVPGEPVGDRRTALPLTADELPGRAESLLAQGYRVALVAGHHDIDGAANVNVDTGADRGGGRLRAVYLFTAPATGGATGAIPDRRVELHVPLDASDPRVPSLAALSFPAGRFEREMHDLFGITPTDHPLPQRLVRHFHWPTGWHPMLADAGDPPPFGDVDGPYPFRTVEGPGVYEIPVGPVHAGMIEPGHFRFSVVGETILNLKARLWFVHKGIEKLFHGRRPDQGIELAERISGDTTVGHTLAFCHAIEDALGLTIPADTHRIRGILLELERLYNHITDIGALCNDVGYGILNTHAQRVREQLLRINDEVTGHRLLRGAIQPGGARLTALLDLDRLAAIGEDIAEIVTLALTNTVVADRFTGTAVLTRQQASDLGTLGYVARASGLALDARHDHPTLTEDHPRAEHTRTDGDVLSRFLVRAEEISHSLNRITHLAETLDGSLGDERATAPGAPTTGSVTGRLGGRSGVGIVEGWRGTIVHRVELASDGTLSRVKIVDPSFFNWPALPVALADTIVPDFPLTNKSFNLSYAGNDL is encoded by the coding sequence GTGCCGGTGCCGGGCGAGCCGGTTGGGGACCGCCGGACCGCGCTGCCCCTGACCGCGGACGAGTTGCCCGGGCGGGCGGAGTCGTTGCTGGCACAGGGATACCGGGTCGCCCTCGTCGCCGGCCACCACGACATCGACGGGGCAGCCAACGTCAACGTCGACACGGGCGCTGATCGTGGCGGTGGCCGGCTGCGGGCGGTGTACCTGTTCACCGCCCCCGCCACCGGCGGTGCCACCGGCGCCATCCCGGATCGTCGGGTCGAACTCCATGTCCCCCTCGACGCCTCGGACCCGCGGGTGCCGAGCCTGGCCGCCCTGTCCTTCCCCGCCGGGCGCTTCGAACGGGAGATGCACGACCTGTTCGGCATCACCCCGACCGACCACCCATTACCGCAGCGGCTGGTGCGCCACTTCCACTGGCCCACCGGCTGGCACCCGATGCTCGCTGACGCGGGTGACCCGCCCCCCTTCGGTGACGTCGACGGCCCATACCCGTTCCGTACCGTCGAGGGACCGGGTGTGTATGAGATCCCGGTCGGACCGGTGCACGCCGGCATGATCGAACCCGGCCACTTTCGGTTCTCTGTGGTCGGCGAAACCATCCTCAACCTCAAAGCCCGCCTCTGGTTCGTCCACAAAGGAATCGAGAAGCTGTTCCATGGTCGCCGCCCCGACCAGGGCATCGAACTGGCCGAACGCATCAGCGGTGACACCACCGTCGGACACACCCTCGCCTTCTGCCACGCCATCGAAGACGCCCTGGGCCTCACCATCCCGGCGGACACCCACCGGATCCGTGGGATCCTGCTGGAACTGGAACGGCTTTACAACCACATCACCGACATCGGCGCGCTGTGCAACGACGTCGGCTATGGCATCCTCAACACCCACGCTCAGCGCGTACGCGAACAGCTGTTGCGGATCAACGACGAGGTCACCGGCCATCGCTTGCTGCGCGGCGCGATCCAGCCCGGCGGCGCCCGCCTCACCGCGCTGCTCGACCTCGACCGGCTCGCCGCGATCGGCGAGGACATCGCCGAGATCGTCACCCTGGCCCTGACCAATACCGTCGTCGCCGACCGGTTCACCGGCACCGCCGTCCTCACCCGCCAGCAGGCCAGCGACCTGGGCACCCTCGGCTATGTCGCCCGCGCCAGCGGCCTGGCCCTCGACGCCCGCCACGACCACCCCACCCTGACCGAGGATCATCCGCGCGCCGAGCACACCCGCACCGACGGGGACGTGCTGTCCCGGTTCCTGGTCCGCGCCGAGGAAATCTCCCACTCCCTCAACCGGATCACCCACCTCGCGGAAACGCTCGACGGCTCGCTCGGCGACGAGCGCGCGACGGCACCGGGCGCACCAACGACCGGCTCCGTCACCGGGCGATTGGGGGGCCGTTCAGGGGTTGGCATCGTGGAGGGCTGGCGAGGCACGATCGTGCACCGCGTCGAACTCGCCTCCGACGGCACCCTGTCCCGCGTCAAGATCGTCGACCCCAGCTTCTTCAACTGGCCCGCATTGCCCGTCGCCCTCGCCGACACGATCGTCCCCGACTTCCCGCT